In Aeromicrobium sp. A1-2, the DNA window GTCATGCGGCCTTCTTCTGGACGAAGATCATCAATGTCGGAGCAAGTCGTGTGGGCGTGAAGTGGTCGATCGCGGCCGCGACCCGCCACGCAACCGCCGAGCGACCGAAGTACACCGGCTCGCTGCTGTGACCGTAGACGTGGATGGCGTGGGGGGCGAATAGCCGGTTCAGGTCACCTCGGGTGTTCATCGAGTAGCGGGTCGGGAAGACATCCTCGGCCTTGCGCCCGGGCTGGAGCTTGTCGAGTATCCGCACGTGCATGCTGTTGGGGATGGCCCGCGCGCCCAGCCCGATCATGCCCCACTTGTTCGGTGTCCTAGCCGCGAACCATCCGCCCGGCTTGAGCACGCGCATGATGTCCTCGGCCAGGGCCGGCGCGTCCTCGGCGTTGACGTGCTCGAGCACGTAGTCCGCGACCACGAGATCAACCGATGCGTCCTCGAGCGGCAGCGGCTCGCCCAGCCCGACTACGTGGGCCACGTCGAGCGACGGGTTCGACGTCACGACCGGATCGACGTCGGTGCCGACCACCTCTGCGACTCGACCACGCATCCAGCGCAGCTGCTTGGAGATGCGCGGCATGGGGTCGACGGCCCAGTGCCCTCGCCCGGCGCCGAAGTCGAGCACCCGGCTGCTCTCGTCGACGAGGGCGTTGATGCGGGTGTAGAACTCGATCTGGCCGTCCTTACGCGAGTACCCGCCCACTGCCGCCTCGGGATACAGTCGGGTGAGGGTGCTGTTGGGCTCGAACTCGTCTGCGCTCATGTGTCTCTCCTGAACTCGTGGGCGTTCTGGCGAACGTCCAGTAGGGCGCCGAGCGCACATCGTTGCATGATCCTCGTGCGCGC includes these proteins:
- a CDS encoding bifunctional 2-polyprenyl-6-hydroxyphenol methylase/3-demethylubiquinol 3-O-methyltransferase UbiG, with product MSADEFEPNSTLTRLYPEAAVGGYSRKDGQIEFYTRINALVDESSRVLDFGAGRGHWAVDPMPRISKQLRWMRGRVAEVVGTDVDPVVTSNPSLDVAHVVGLGEPLPLEDASVDLVVADYVLEHVNAEDAPALAEDIMRVLKPGGWFAARTPNKWGMIGLGARAIPNSMHVRILDKLQPGRKAEDVFPTRYSMNTRGDLNRLFAPHAIHVYGHSSEPVYFGRSAVAWRVAAAIDHFTPTRLAPTLMIFVQKKAA